The Anastrepha obliqua isolate idAnaObli1 chromosome 5, idAnaObli1_1.0, whole genome shotgun sequence DNA window AAAGGATCATAGCGATTTTTAATTATTGACTTGCGCCAAAGATACTCTACAATAATATCGGCAAAGTTGCTTCGGTTGTTATAATTATCCTTTTGAAAGAACCGTTTTACCACCCTCCATTGAGATTCTATCCTCTGCGTATGTATGCCATCGCTCGTCACAAACGGATTGTCCGGGTCGCTGTGGTTTACTTTTAGGTGCTCATACCCATGATCGCGAAGGCAGTCGTATGCTTTCCAGTAATCCGTGTGGATTGTTGTACCTTCCGCCACATGCTTTTTAATCAAAGGTATGAGCACCTCCGCCGAACGAACGTTGTCCGGACATACCTCCAGCCTTAAGTCTTCGCTGCCGTTCTCTATCATACCGAGAACCCAATGGCCTTCCACTCTTCTCCCTAAATTAacaacagaaatattttaattaataaaatgttttatattgcaggcatacaaaatttacctttattatattttcttttgccgAATTTGCTCTCATCTATTTGCACGATTTTGCCCGGTCCTCCTATTTTTCCTTTGGACTCCTGCTTGTCAACCTGATATGTTACCACAGCCTCACGGCAATAACTGTACCAGTCAGTTATTGTTTCGTTAGACAAGCAGGAGCACTCGACGAAATTTTCTTCTCTAGTCATGGCATTCGACCAGTGATGTGCATACCCATACATTATGTGAAAAATATGGGGGAGCGAAATCTTGGCCTTTTCAAACCAAGTCCCGCTCGCTCTAGACACCCCAGAATTATCTCGGCATGATGCTTTTCTGCACCGAAAAATGCCCAGTGAGCTGTTGCCCCTCATATGCAGTGACATCTGTGTCTTATGCTTTTTACATAATTTCGACCGCAGAATGAGGCCGTTATCCTCAGCAAATTGGACGCACTGCTCTGTTGTCCCCAATCTCCTTATCACTTTTGCAAAATTCCAGCGCTGCTTTATTTCAGCAGCAGTGAGAGCATTGCTTTTAGAAATTGCTGCTTCTTGCAAAGTCCTTCCACTGCTTGTGGAAGGTATATTATCATctaaaaagtatattaatataattcaatatatatatgttttataagaaataaattacctGCTTCCATTTGActcattttgtattattaaatataatctAAATCACTGAATTGAAAACTTTCAACGTGTTTTAAATGGCAACGGTAAATGGAAAAcacgaaaatgcaaaacaaaatgaaagtaaaaattaccGTTTTTGGAAGATGCAGGGATGCATTCCCAGTAGGTACGATAGGAGAAATTCGAGTAGGATGGTAgaaattttagtgtttttgtgTAAAACTCCTTTATGCGTAGGCGGCCTTCGACggcgcttaaaaaaataaataaataaataaaataaccggATACTAGACCGTATGTGctgtccacagtatttttgcgtaaaactttcTTCTGCGTAGGCGCGCTTCATACAAATAACACCGTCTCCGCTGCACACAGGAGTTTTACGTGAAGCCAAGCATGATATGTTTCAAGGCTTGCTTGATAGCTTtgacgaaaataatttttttttttaagagaactttggctgccacatCACCTGGGATATGTTTAACGAAATTTAGCTTCTGCTTGTGATATACGAATGCCATGAACATTGGCTGTGTTGATATAGTAAGTAACTTTCAAACTTACGCCTTGAATATCAGATCACTCTTGTTGAAACATAATCCAAAAATGAGACTGATCTGGATACCGATACTCTTCGGCATTACCGGTAATCAACTAGCAATCCAAGCTGCCTaagcatgattcaataataaaaggtttgctcagctTGCAGCTTTCTCGTTTCCTTTTAACAAATCACCTCCTTATTGAATAAAAGTCGAGGAAAAGGGAatttactttttctaaaaatttcacttttcctcCAAATTTGGAGCAAGAACTTGCATATTTAGTCCGTTATATTATACTTAACTTTACTGCGTAAAAgtacataaattatatatttgctGCGCCACAGAATATGCAATGCTCATTTATGTTGGCTATATTGCCAAACGTCAACCTATACGAGCGAAATGTCCCACCGGTGCTTATCACTACTTTTTTCCGATGGCGCATTACTGGCACCTAGCGACTACTTACCCACGGATCATGTCATTGCTAGCGTAAAACGAAATAGTATGTAATTTTAGAATTTGGGCGAAATCCTTTCATATAAAATACGTAATGAGCATTACATACTCTTAGGCGCAACGATTTTCCTTTTCAAATACATAAATTGAAgtaataatatttacaaaaacatgaacacaaaacaaaacaaacaaaaaaaatcaacacaatctACACACTCATCTCACTTCGTTGTCGTTAggtttatatgaaaattgcgccaaatattgaaaTGCTCTTATGACTGCAtgtaaccaattgaactttggtttgaattttaattcgaaaagGAAGGCCATTGTGACTGCACGTGCGCGGTGgagtaaatattatgaaattatgAATCATTAATTAACACAAAAAATGCCTAAAGCTTCAAAATGTCGTGTTCGATAGTGCAAGAGTGAACAAGGCGTTCGTTGTTTTGCATTTCCCAAAAATCGAGAGTTACTAAATTTGTGGAAAGAGAATTTAAGGATCTCACCCTCAATCAGTGTTGCCATTTTGGTGATTTTGGAGCTAGatttagctctttttttttaaattgctccaaaaatttggatttagcTCCTAGCTCTTTTTTTAGctctttttaaaatgaaatagttCTTTTTAgctacaaatattttgaatatttaaacgAAATAATTTACTACTCTTTGTACTTAAATTAATTCgacgtgttttttttgttgccgtGTGGTAACTCCTGTAGCCATAATCGATTAGTTTCAAAAGTATCATACCTAATACTATTGGcgcattttcacttaaaaacgCGCAATGGAGAGGTaagccttttttttatttttctaattaataatACTTTAAGATCACTTTTTACTTATGCAGATTTATAAGCAAAAGACTGCCGACTGCCGCCAATGAGGGTTCTGACcatgaatttttgtttaatataaaaataacctcTTTAAAGCTTATAGGAAGTACGAGCAAAAACCGCGATCTACATGGCTTCAAGACAAAAGATTCAGGAAGTGGTTGATCGAGACTGGAAAAGGTTTGCAATGTAAGTACTGCCACTGCAGCTTGAAATCCAAATTACACGGCCTTATTCGTCACGCTGCCATAAGCAAGCACATAAATTCAGCTTCGCCATTTATGTCGGGCTCTCAGCCGAcagtttcatttataaaaaagcaaGAAATGGAAGTACACAGAGCGGAATTGGCCAATGCGTTATTCATCGGAGTACACACTTCAATTAGAGTGGTTGACCACCTAACCATTTTGCAAAGCGGGATATTTTCGGATAGCAAAGCTGCACCCAATTTGAAGCGACGAAGATCAAAGTGTAGCGCTATACTTAAAAATGTGCTAAGTCCCTATTTTAAAAGTTTGCTAATGGCTGATCTCAAAGATAATAAATTTAGTCTAATTATCGAcgaagcaaaaaaatatgtgggCATTGTAGTCAGATACTACAGTAACTCATCGAAAGTTTtcgttaatacttttttaaaactcGCGGAGTTGGAAAAGTGCACGGCGGATGGCATTGTGTTAGCCATTTCCAATACATTAaaggaatttaatttaagttttgaaaacatGGTGGGTGTAGGAACAGATAATGCTAGCGTTATGGTTAGGGTTAATAACGGAGTCATTACTCGACTGAAGGAATTCAATGCCAATATCAAACTCGTTCCTTGCATTTGTCACTCAATACAACTAGCTGTTTGTGCGGCTTCGAAATGTATGCCAAGTGAAATCGAATTTATAATTTCCGAAACCTACAACTGGTTTTCAAAATCTTCGCTGCGACAAGCACAATACGAGTCTCTATACTCTACCATTAACGATGGTATGTGTCCATTAAAAATTACTCGAGCGTGTGAAACACGGTGGCTGTCAATCGAACCAGCAGTCAAAAGAATTGTAGATCAGTGGTTGGAACTTAAAACTCATTTTGGCATAGCCGCTTTGAATGAATCATGTCACAAAGCCCAACTTCTTTCAAAAATGTACACTGATGAAAATTTGGCATATTTCCAGtttttaaaaccaattttaagtGAAGTGCAAAAAAGGAACAAACTTTTTGAAAGTAACATAGCTGACCCTATGAAATTGTTTTCCGAAGttgtatatttaatttcaagctTGTGCATCAGTATAGTGTCACCTTCTGAAGATTTCAACCCTTTAACGTCtgaattacacaatttttttactcctaTTCCTTACtttcattataattttgaacaatttatttgacaaaaaaagaagaaaacaccaTAAATAAGAGCACAGAAAACGAAATTCGTAATATTTGTCGaaaatttataatgaaattaattgaaCAGTTGAGGCAACGTTTGCCACATaacataaatacttaaaaaaaaattgattttttttccactgaaaatactctaaaaacaataaagcctcaaatttttgattactttgaaaacgaaaaaaataatttcaatatagATGAAATTACATGTTTGGAAATGCAGTGGCGCaacatacatttatatgatTGGAAAAATGTGAACAATACTTTAGATTTTTGGATCGAGGTTaaggaatataaaaattctgtaaatgatAATCCGTTTAATGAACtggcaaattttgtattttctcttCTTGTGCTACCACTTAGCAACGCTGAAGTTGAAAGAACTTTTTCGATGatgaattgcattaaaaataaacaacgcaataaaattaatttggttATGTTAAACACTTTGTTAACAATAAGATGTGGGCTTAAGAGACTTAAGAAGTGTTGCCATGATTTTGTCATAAAAGATGATCTCTTAAAGTTGATGAGAAATGATATATACGACTGCAACAATAATGATGATATTGTAGAAGATTTTTGTGGTGATGaagaatttgatatattttgatatatttaaattgatatgttacactttatttaaaaaaaaagtaagaaatgtatttttttcattgttttccatACATAAATGTGTTCCTAATGAATTCTTAAAAGTAcaagatttatttaatgtgaTGTTTAatagactattttttttttgtttctgcttttgcaaataaatgaatatatgaaCTTTTTCATATATTGTTATTactgaattgtttaaaaataattttaatttttgtaaaaaaataaaatatgtgaatatataaatgttaaatataataaaagtcactgaaaaaattttagcttttttattagctccaaaaaaaaatttttggctctttttagctctttttttttgacaaatttagcTCCAACAGCAAATTTTTTCTGGCAACACTGCCCTCAATATGAGGACGATGCCATGGGACCAAAACATCTCAAGAATGGAGCGGTTCCAACTCTGAACTTGGGTAAGTAAATGAATTCTCAATACGTGTGTGCCTATTGAAAAGCTGTTTATACACAGCCATACATGCATATgaagtaattatttatttaatttaattaattaataggaGTCGCTCGCCTGGTGTtggctctgattgggtttgCGCGGCAGTGACTGCAGCATATGTTTGGGTAGTTCAGCAAGAAGAAGTAGATTTAAAAGAATTAGGAAAAAAGGCAGGCTAGTTAAGGAATGAACCAGAAACAGAAACCtataaaatagactaaaaaatagaaaaaacctaaaacgaaaaatacctgtaaaatatataaataaaaaaaaatctgaaatatagAAAACT harbors:
- the LOC129248718 gene encoding uncharacterized protein LOC129248718, encoding MSQMEADDNIPSTSSGRTLQEAAISKSNALTAAEIKQRWNFAKVIRRLGTTEQCVQFAEDNGLILRSKLCKKHKTQMSLHMRGNSSLGIFRCRKASCRDNSGVSRASGTWFEKAKISLPHIFHIMYGYAHHWSNAMTREENFVECSCLSNETITDWYSYCREAVVTYQVDKQESKGKIGGPGKIVQIDESKFGKRKYNKGRRVEGHWVLGMIENGSEDLRLEVCPDNVRSAEVLIPLIKKHVAEGTTIHTDYWKAYDCLRDHGYEHLKVNHSDPDNPFVTSDGIHTQRIESQWRVVKRFFQKDNYNNRSNFADIIVEYLWRKSIIKNRYDPFEKLIDVIKYSYKP